DNA from Cyprinus carpio isolate SPL01 unplaced genomic scaffold, ASM1834038v1 S000000527, whole genome shotgun sequence:
CAGCTTTTTAAAGTAAGGCGAAAGATTGTCTCTCTTGAAAGTgaagttaaaattattttcatttttaggtgcgTCAAGATGCCCAAAAAGAAAATGGACAGAAGAGGAGGTGAAGGCAGTCGAGAACAAACTTTCGGATTGCATCACATCTGGCAGGGTACCGGGGAAAAGGCAGTGTGAAGACTGCATCAGGTCAGCGCCGGTATTGCTTAAACATAGAACCTGGGAAGCAGTGAAGTTTTATATCAAGAACCGAATTACAGCATTCAAGAGGGAgtgtgagaaaagaaaaaaaatgtgatcatGGCTCCGTTCAGTTTTTCTTTGTCAGTGAAGTTTAGCACTTTCTAAGATGTAAGAAGTTTTTGCACTTGTTTTTGTACGCCTCTTCTCTTTTTGTACGCTTcttttaaaacccttttctcTTCTGCTGTTGGGAAAAATAAGATCCTCATCGTTGTCATGAGGGGTATTGAGAGTTAACCTTTCAGTTTGGAAAAATTAAGGACTTGTTTAGTCCAAGGGGATTCAGTGTTTCAACTGTTGCACTTTACAGCCAAAATGTTTGTCCAAAAGCAATGACAAATAAAATCAGTCTGAAATACTTTTGCcaaagaacaatttatttgaatgcaatttatttgaatttgaatgcatttgtaaTACAGTTGTGTGTAGTGGTAGCAGGTAGCACCTGTTGACCTatatgaagatgctgatttaagaaGTTTGAGGTGAGGTCCCCATTGGTAAccttttaaacacacacagtgatgtCATTAATTAGCATATCAAAACAACTGCGAACAACGCACAACACTGAGGTTGGGCTAGACTCAAACTGCACAACACAAGCTTTCCAACGATGTGATAAACATTCTGattgaatattgttttaatgaacaactagataaaaaagtttgtcaagacaaactttaagttggcttgagaaagcctgaccagaaagtttgaaaagtttgaaaatgtgaaaagtttaaaaagatttaaaagtttaagaagtttaaaaaagacaatgattaacatattgctagcataACAAGCAAGTGACTaccatgtcattagcatgattagaaaagttgctagcatgttgctagcatgattagcaagtgactagcatgtacttagcatgattagcaaggtatctagcatgtcgctagcataattagcaagtgactagccatgtcgctagcatgattaggaagttactagcatgattttagcatgattagcatgttgctagcatgtttcttgcatgaataacatgttgctagcatgtcgctagcatgtttctagcatgattagcatgttgctaacatgactagcatgctagcatgattagcatgtgactagcatgttgctagcatgattttaccatgattagcatgttgctagcatgtttctaccattattagcatattgctagcatgtcgctagcatgtttctagcatgacaagcatgcgactagcatgttgctagcatgattttagcatgattagcatgttgctagcatgattattttgtttgttttttttgtctagcatgattagcatgttgctagcatgtcgctagcatgtttctagcatgattagcatgcgactaACATGTTTGCTAGCATgatgttagcatgattagcatgttgctagcatgtttctaacatgattatcatgcaactagcatgtttctagcatgattagcatgttgcttgcatgtttctagcattactAGCATGCGACTAGCAAGTTGCTAGtttgattagcatgttgctagcatgattaacatgtttctagcatgactagcatgcgactagcatgttgctagcatgtttctagcatgattagcatgttgctagcatgtttctagcatgattagcatgttgctagcatgtttttctagcatgactagcattcgactagcatgttgttagcatgattttagcatgattagcatattattaggatagatagatagatagatagatagaaatagtcagatagatagatagatagatagatagatagatagatagatagatagatagatagattagatgagatgagatgagtttgaatgagtttaaattgaTTAGCATCaaagcttgattgagtctaatgggatTTGGAGCTTGGGTCATCTGAACATCctgtcaatgaaagtctatgggcatttttatgatttttaatattaatttttaagaaaaccGTAACTCAAACcagtctgaaaagatatagcacaccaaGTCAGAACAGTatgaaggtctgacccgagtttggagTATGTAGCTTGAACTAGATGTTATATTATATGGAGTAGGAAGAGTATGGGGGTCTGACCGGAGTTTGGAGTATGTAGCTTGAACGGTCTAGGGGCCGGGTCGGGTCGGGCCCTTGATAAAGCACATCACGTGTCATGCGCAGCGTCTCGTCCACACTCGCATTCGCAGTCTCGCACGCGTGACGCATCACACCTGCTGTGCGTGCTGTACTATTCAGTAGCTTAAGTGCCACATGGAGCTtgaagaatcaaaaaaaaaaattaaaacaggagaattaactttgagcaagtttggaggaaaatcggaggtatggaaacattttaaactagtcgTGGGGAGTGACAACATATGTGTTGGACTTTGTCTCGTGCATAAAATGCGGCACGGCTGCTTGcctatgacagcaaaaaaaaaaaaaaaaaaaaaccggtctTAGGCCATCTTTTCTGGGTTCATCATTGTTCactgtttatcttttttatttttatttttttacgtttcTTCATCATTCGGAATTTCAGATCCATTTACGATCCATTCAGTTAtatctgaataaacaaacaacgcagtttacatgcttcttccttgtcgtattattcattaagatcataattaaaaaatgcacgcacaattatgaacttgataaatgttacagatatgttactatgcacaaacaaatgcctttcaacttacatgtgcaaaattcagaatttaaatgaATGTGCTGCAATTTGTACAAAAAGAGTCTGTAGTAGCATACGTGTTTTTTAGccattaaataagcacatttagtttcaagtttaagttttgttttgaagaaagattttcttTAAGGTGAATTTTCGTttagtataaattgtatcttaattttaatacatttttcatcaaccaattgcctggatttaatacataaaaagcaatatagcAGACAATATAATAATGACATGGAGGCGCCGGCGCGCCAcggtcacacatacacatttaaaactcaccgaatttacaaatgcacatctGCGCAGCTCCCCCCCTGTAGCCTAAATGATCTAGCACAGCAGCACCtgcgttaaaaaaaaatctggcgcCGCCCCTGGTTATAGCGGCCCACATATTAAAAGGGCTCATAATTAGAGTGAACGTGTCGGGGCCGGGCCGGGCTCGGACACAACGTGCTCGGGCTCGGGTAGGGTCGGGCTTGATTTGTTGGGCCCGATCTAAGCTCTAGCTtgaacggtctaggaggagttagtGTCCAAAAATTTTCCggccagaaaaataataataagaagaactaGACAAAatagtttgtcaagacaaactttaggttggcttgagaaagcctagcctgaaagttttAAGCAGTTGTTGCCTGACCAGAgagtttaaaaaagtttgaaaagtttaaaaagttttaattttgatggcaagttactagcatgtttctagcatgattagcaagtgactagcatgttgctagcatgattaacaagtgactagcatgttcctaacatgattagcaggtgattagcattttgctagcatgatttccaagtgactagcatgttgctagcatgtttctagcatgattagcaagtgactagcatgttgatagcatgattagcatttgactattatgtcactagcatgtttctagcatgtttagcaagtgactagcatgtcgctagcatgtttctagcatgattagcatgttactagcattttactagcatgattagcaagtgaatagcatgtcactagcatgattagaaagtgactagcatgttcctagcatgattagcagatgattagcattttgctagcatgatttccaagtgactagcatgtcgctaacatgattattaagttactagcatgtcgctagcatgtttctagcatgattagcaagtgactaccATGTCGCTAGCacgtttttagcatgattagcaagtgactagcatgtttttagcatgattagcaagtgactagcatgttcctagcatgattagcaggtgattagcatgttcctagcatgattagaagGTGATTAGGATGTCGTTAGCATGATTattaagttactagcatgtcgttagcatgtttctagcatgattagcatgttactagcatgttgctagcatgtttctagcatgattagcattttactagcatgtcgctagcatgtttctagcatgattagcatgttgctaggatggatggatggatggatagaaatagtcagatgatagatagatagatagatagatagatagatagatagatagatagatagaaatagtcagatgatagatagatagatagatagatagatagatagatagatagatagatagatagatagatagatatagtcatatatatatatatatatatatattgagatgttagatagatagatagatagatagatagatagatagatagatagatagaaatagtcagatgatagatagatagatagatagatagatagatagatagatagatagatagattagaaatattagatgactttgaatgagtttaaatggattagaaatagtacatagaagggaGGCTTAAtggagtctaatgggcttcagtttgtttagatttgaattttgacgtTAAATACACGTGAAATACACGAGAAGTATGTGTTAAAAATCAGTCAAACCACTTCTGTGTGCTTAGAGGGGTGTACCATTCATAGACAGGCAACCACCATTTAACATGCTATAGATCAGCTTATTCAGCCttattatttagtcttttttcttttctgttttgtatagcctatagaaataatatatttaagtttcagttttatgaagtatttatttttaaataaatattaattaaaattttgtggTTTGACCCAAGTCCTCAGCAGCCAATGACATTGACctgttcaaactgatttttaacacATACTTCATGTGTATTTCACGTGTATTTAACGTGTATTTAACACGTGAAATACACGTTAAATACGCGCTGATTTTTCACGAGTGAAAAATCATGAGTGAATACGCGTGAAATACACGTATTTAATGTGTTGTTGACGCGTTAAAATTCATGTGTATTTGACCCTCTTGGCCTTCATACacatataatgaagggagacgtgaaaaaaggacatcgcattgttttgatatggattactttatcacagaatatttgttcggcagcacttatttagtttaaaagtagacatgtaaagctttctatagatatatctctcatgtctcttcgttgagtattcatggagttacagttcattttaatgacgtgtttgtaaatgaagatcagcgcagacaaaggctgcagacagcacaccttgtttgttatctttattttataagtgcccaaagttttgttgttattatgtttgtatccaaaaaaaagtagaccctttacagagaCGCGTTAAAATTCATGTGTATTTGACCCCTCATTAAAATGCGCAAAAAGATTTTTAATCGTCTGGACATCGCTAAGACTAACTTTTAAAATTCAGCACATTAGCGCAAATATATGCTATGATATTAAAAAGTTGATTCGGTTATCCTATAATTGGTCTATTCTGTGCTACACTCATAGCGCTATAGCAGATGCGGCTTTAACATAACACAGATAACAAGCAGTTACAGGCAAATAACAGCCTGCTATCTACCAAGCAAACAGCATTTCACTTGCACGTTTAAGTAATAGACAGTAAATTAGAATAAACGCATAAAAATAGATGTACGTAATAAACACATAGACACATAAAAACTTATGTGTGGTAGCCTAGCTGGTCAGATAAATCTCCGTTGACAGCTTGGtttgatgatattttttattattttttggcgCTTCTGACTGAAGTCCGTAGTACGGATGTGGACCGTATCTGCAAGACGACAGTCAAGAGAGACCCAACGTTTACTTGGCACTTTTGGCACTGTCGTAAAACGGATCTAAAACGGAGCTCAAACGGACCTGTGCTGTAACGGACCTTATAGCATCACAAAATGTTGCTGTATagtttttaaacactgataatattgCTCAGCTTAATGACAATCCATTTATCTCATGCtctagatagaaaaaaaaatgcagacaggTAACCatgttgttttgaaaatgtttattccaCGGAGTTCTTCACACAGTTTGAGAAAAGTATTTCGGATGTGGTCCACATCAGGTAGTCTCTGACAGTCTATGGTCAAAACAGTGTTGGCTCAAATCCGTTTTGCAGATATGGGCCAGAGCAGTTTTTAGCCCTTTTTTAAATGCAGTCGGCTCAGATATGTATCACAGATTCGGGCCACACCAGTGTAGCCTATGTGAAAACAGTATCGGCTCAGATTCATATTGCAGATCTGGACCAAATCAGTGTCAGACACAGCTAATGTCTTTCGGTTACCTATGGGAAAAGTGATCTGGGCCAGAtctgtaaaatgatataaatactgaaCTGATGGCAGTTAGAATGTTTAAGCTGAAACCTCTATCTGGCACGGATCTGGTTCACTATCAGAAAACATCTCTAAGATAGAAAAACGGAGGCAAGGGGCTTAAAACGGATCCGGGCCAAATGTAATTGCTATCTGGGTCGTGACTTTTTTTCCTTCCAGTATTCATAAGCTGTATTACGCTGTCATATGGGCTGCTGATGAAGCGCTCATTTCGCTCTCGTCTTTCTCTCGGTTCTTTGGCCTGAGAcgtcataatttattaatgagATCCTATACGGTAGGTTTAGCttggcagtgtgaatgaaatgtgtatttatttatccgATCTCTCCCCGAAACGCTGCTGTCATGTGACTTTTTCTCCCTCGATGTCAAATGATATTTCGTTTTGCACGGCTCAACAAACACCTGGattttgctcttgttttgttcTAATGAGTGgattgtattattttaagaagctcttaaaagtatataaattaattttaccaTGTTGTGATGATGGCAATTGATGTGACGTACAGCTGACAGATAAAGTTTAGCATGGAAGTATTTAAGTTTGTTTTcatgtgtataatatattcttctaattgttttgtgccGTTTCGCTGAAGTGTTTTAATGTGACAGGCTGTAAATTCTCTTCAAGTGTTCAGAGAAATACATTGCGAGCTCGCGGGCAGTTGCGCTGCCGcgaatatattatgttattacttTAAACAGTTCAGAAACATACTGTtatagcataacagtatgttggcttgttgccaagccaacataactagaaaaaaaagtttgttgagacaaactttaagttggcttgataaagcctgaccagaaagtttgaagaagtttaaAGAAGTTAGAAGTTTATAGTTTAAAGTTAGATTGATAGATTAGTTgaaagaaagatatattagttagaaagaatgacagctagattagttagaaagaatgatatagattagttcaaaagaaaaaatgatagatagattagtttgACAGAAAGAATGCATGcgactaacatgtttctagcatgattagcaagttactagcatgctgttagcatgactagcatgtcactaccatgtttctagcatgactagcatgttgctagcatgtttctagcatgattagcatgcgaatagcatgttgttagcatgactagcatgtcgctaccatgtttctagcatgtttctaacatgattaacatgctgctagcatgttgctagcatgtttctagcatgactagcatgcaactagcatgttgctaacatgattagcatgttaatagcatgttgctagcatattgTTATCATGACTAACATGTTGCTagtatatttctagcatgattagcatttgacTAGCacgttgctaacatgtttctagcatgattagcaagttgctagcatgttttaggcatgattaacatgttgctacCATGTCTCTAGAATGAtaagcatattgctagcatgtttctagcatgattagcatgttgctagcatgtttctagcatgactagcatgttgttagcatgtttctagcatgactaacatgttactagcatgtttctagcatgactagcatgcgactaccatgttgctagcatgattagcatgtttctagcatgactagcatgcgactagcatgtttctaacatgattagcatgttgctatggtTGTTTCTAGCACGactagcatgcgactagcatgttgctagcatgattttagcatgattatcatgttgctagcatgtttctagcatgactagcatgcgactagtatgttgctagcattatttttttttgattggtttgtttgtttcttgtttgtttgattattaacatgttgctaacttgtatgtttctagcatgattagcatgcgactagcatgtagctagcatgtttctagcatgattagcatgttgctaggatgtttctAGCATAagactaacatgttgttaacatgactagcatgcgactagcattttgctagcatgatttttccatgattagcatgttgttagcatgtttctagcatgattaacatgttgctagcatgttgttaacatgtttctagcatgattagcatgcgactagcatgttgctagcatgattagcatgcgactagcatgttgctagcatgtttctagcatgattagcatgttgatagtgtgtttttggattttttatagtgttattagtatgtttgttgtattttgttttagttttattagcatgttgctagcatgtcactagcatgttcctagcatgtcactagcatgttcctagcatgattagcatttttctagcatgattaacatgttgctagcatgttgttaacatgtttctagcatgattagcatgcgactagcatgtcgctagcatgtttctagcatgattagcatgttgctaggatgtttctAGCATAagactaacatgttgttaacatgattagcatgcgactagcatgttgctagcatgattagcatgcgactagcatgtcgctagcatgtttctagcatgattagcatgtttctagcctgactagcatgttgttaacatgtttctagcatgattagcatgcgactagcatgttgctagcatgattagcatgttactagcatgttgctagcatgttgctagcatgtttctaacatgactAGCATGCAACTAGCATGTTGcattgtttctaacatgattagcatgttgctaagattTATTtggcatgttgctagcatgttgttagcatgatttggatttttgttgaattttttttagatttttttggatgCGACTagtagcatgttgctagcatgattagcatgcgactagcatgtcgctagcattttctagcatgattagcatgtttctagcctgactagcatgttgctaacatgtttctagcatgattagcatgcgactagcatgttgctagcatgtttctagcatgattagcatgttactagcatgttgctagcatgtttctaacatgactAGCATGCAACTAGCATGTTGcattgtttctaacatgattagcatgttgctaacatgtcgctagcatgtttctagcatgattaacatgctgctagcatgttgttagcatgtttctagcatgattagcatgcgactagcatgttgctagcatgattagcatgttactagcatgttgctagcatgtttctaacatgactagcatgcgactagcatgttgcgttgtttctaacatgattagcatgttgctaacatgtcgctagcatgtttctagcatgattaacatgttggctagcatgttgttaacatgtttgcatgtttctagcatgattagcatgggactagcatgttgctagcatgattagcatgcgactagcatgtcgctagcatttttctagcatgattagcttgTTTCTAAcctgattagcatgttgctaacattttTCTACATGATTAGTTGTTTCTAACCTGGTTGCTAGCATgctttctagcatgattagcatgttactagcatgttgctagcatgtttctaacatgactAGCATGCAACTAGCATGTTGcattgtttctaacatgattagcatgttgctaacatgtcgctagcatgtttctagcatgattaacatgttgctagcatgttgttaacatgtttctagcatgattagcatgcgactagcatgttgctagcatgtttctaacatgattagcatgttgttagcatgtttctaacatgattagcatgttgctagcatgtcgctagcatgattagcatgcgactagtatgttgctagcatgtcgttagcatgtttctagcattattagcatgactagcatgtttctagcatgattagcatgttgctagcatgactagcatgcgactagcatgttgctagcatgattttagcatgattagtgtgCTGTCCTCACTGCAGTGTAGCAACTGTAGCTATACAGCCAGCTAACTCTGATGCAAAATGACGACAAGTCGTAGTGAGCGATTTCTTGCTGTTTAATGTGGCTTTCAACATCATCTTACATGACAGAGTGAAAACTGTAACAAAGGAAAAAAAGTTCGAATGTTTTAACAAATCTTGTCTAATGAAATATACCCTGTATCTACATGTAAATAACCACTGTAACTATGTTTggtcttttctttttaaacagtattgtacATTAACTTATTAACATAATGAATTTTGTACTTACGACATTGCTTCTAGTGCTAACAACAGATGGATTACATGTGCACACATACTGTCAGCTTCCTTTCTTCTATACAGGAAATAACCTCTAACCCCGAACTCCAGGTCTACATcgtatcaaaataaaagtccttaaCATTTTGCCTTAATGGCAACACACTCCCCGCCTGGCATCTGTGAGGTCACTACACTTAACAAATTATGTATTAACtaaacatatgaacatcattctTTACTCAGAAGCAAAACAAGTTCTGTAACTGGTCTAAGGTACTTTTTTGAATGTCCTTGATCTGTGGTCTTCAATTCCACCTTACGGACTTTCCCGTCTTCTCCAGGAATAGCCTTTGTGATTATCGCCATAGGCCAGTTGTTGCGGACAACTAGGTTGTCCTTGAGGAGGATAACATCTCCTTCTTGCAGATTTTGGTGGGACTTGGTCCATTTCTTCCGGCCTTGTAAAGTTGACAAGTACACTTGTCTCCAACGGCGCCAGAACATGTTTGACAAGGCTTGTACTTGTCTCCACTGCTTAGTTAGGAGGTCTCTGTCCGTAAAGTCTCCTGGAGGAGGTGGAGTACTGACTTTCTGAGTTAACAACATAGATGGTGTGAGAATGAATGGATCCTCTGGATCATTTGAAACTGGAACCAGAGGCCTTGCATTCATAATTGCTGCCACCTCCGCCATTAGTGTGCACAAGATTTCATGGGTCAGGCGAGTGCCATTTTCAAGAAGCATTGACTCCAGGATCCTTCGAGCCACTCCAATGAGGCGTTCCCATGAACCACCCATGTGCGAAGCATGTGGTGGGTTAAACACCCAGGAGCATCCTTGCTGGTGTAGGTACCTCTGCACAGCGGTGTCTGGTTGGTCTGCGCTCATCCCGAGTTCTCTGCAGGCCCCTATGAAATTCGTGCCACAATCTGACCGTAGTTGTTTGGCTGGTCTTCTTATGGCGAAGAAACGCCTTAAGGCATTGATACAGCTTGAAGTGTCCATTGAGGCAATCACCTCAATGTGAACCGCCCTGGAGCTCATACAACAGAATAATATGGCCCACCTCTTGCTCTCAGGCTGAACTCCTCTTGTACGTCTGGTAGTGATGTGCCATGGTCCGAAGACATCTAGCCCCACATACGTGAAGGGAGGGCAGGCCTTGAGACGCTCTGGTGGCAAATCCGCCATTAGTTGCTCCTGCATCCGTCCTCTGAGTCTACGACAGGTCACGCATTTGTGAAGAGTTGAGTTAATGAGCCTTTTACCTCCCAAAATCCAGAGTCCTGCAGCTCTCACAGCGCCTTCTGTTAAATGGCGACCCTGATGTTTTACTTGGGTATGATGATGTCTGATGAGCAGCAAGGAAACATGGTTGTCTTTTGGGAGAATTACAGGGTTCTTTTGGTCAATCTCTACGTCTGCGTTTTTCAGACGGCCTCCGATACAGATGAGGTCATTCTGCAAGATAGGGTTGAGACGACGTAGACAGCTGTTTATAGGAATTGGCTTGTCTCTTTCTAGAGTTTCAAATTCCTTTCCAAATGCTTTTCTCTGAACGGCTCTAATGATGACTTCTCTGGCTTGGGAAAGCTCATCCGGAGAGCGAGGCAGCTCACATTTATGCCATCCTCTACACTTGTCCATCATGTTAGGGGACTTGTAAGATCTTGCAACATGAATTAAGAATGCCACAGCTCGCTGGAGAGTGTTAAAGGTGGAGAACCTCTCAAAACGCTCTATGCTGAGACCTTTCTTTTGTAGCTGGGTGGCATAACTCTTCACATCCGGACGAATCTCCGCATCCAATTCTGGTGAGACTAAACTGAATGACTGAATAGGCTCTGGTTGACTGGAAAGCTTACGCAAAAAGGTAGGTCCACTGAACCACATTGTTTGTGTGAGACGTGATGCTGGAACAGACCTTGACGCAATGTCAGCTGGATTGTCCTCTGTGCGTACGTATTGCCACTGTTCAGGATTTGTGGTCTGGCGAATACGCTGGACTCGATTGTGGACATATACATAAAACCGTCTGGATTGGTTATGAATGCATCCAAGGACCACTCTGCTATCAGTGTAAAACTTAATGGAATCTAGCTTCAAGTCCAGTTCATCCTGAATCAGTTCAGCCACTTCCACAGCGAAAACCGCAGCACATAGTTCAAGTCTCGGTATGGTTGGCTCTGATTGAGGAGCAAGTTTAGACTTCCCCATGACAAATCCAATGTCAACAATGTCTTCTTGGATGGTCTTCAAATAGGCTACAGCCCCAATGGCCATAGTAGAAGCATCACAGAACACACAGAGTTCTA
Protein-coding regions in this window:
- the LOC109047383 gene encoding uncharacterized protein LOC109047383; this encodes MHVSDELHGKEPRKSVLGLSRAKEDRLGKNVFDRTEQDNKLAPSIEDETFLNIMDKEVYRNDSNSWVAPLPFRQPRERLPNNRSQALKRFESLQCNLRRKPEMEQQYVAFMGKLLENDHAEVAPGLREDEECWYLPSFAVFHPQKPGQIRVVFDSSAQHSRISLNNVLLTGPDLNNSLLGVLMRFRKEKVAVMADIQQMFYCFLVEEKHRNYLRFLWFKNNDVTSEVVDYRMKVHVFGNSPSPAVAIYGLRRAVRKGAQRYGQDTVNFVERHFYVDDGLCSVPTDAEAIDLLRRTQASLAESNLRLHKFASNSPAVLAAFPSEDCVAAGKEVDLCGKESPIQRSLGLLWEVATDTFTFSVSVDVKPFTRRGVLSMVNSVFDPLGFLAPVVIQGRALLRELNSEASEWDTPLPEEKLGKWEAWRNSLQELKHFHISRMYTGLSLTKAERIELCVFCDASTMAIGAVAYLKTIQEDIVDIGFVMGKSKLAPQSEPTIPRLELCAAVFAVEVAELIQDELDLKLDSIKFYTDSRVVLGCIHNQSRRFYVYVHNRVQRIRQTTNPEQWQYVRTEDNPADIASRSVPASRLTQTMWFSGPTFLRKLSSQPEPIQSFSLVSPELDAEIRPDVKSYATQLQKKGLSIERFERFSTFNTLQRAVAFLIHVARSYKSPNMMDKCRGWHKCELPRSPDELSQAREVIIRAVQRKAFGKEFETLERDKPIPINSCLRRLNPILQNDLICIGGRLKNADVEIDQKNPVILPKDNHVSLLLIRHHHTQVKHQGRHLTEGAVRAAGLWILGGKRLINSTLHKCVTCRRLRGRMQEQLMADLPPERLKACPPFTYVGLDVFGPWHITTRRTRGVQPESKRWAILFCCMSSRAVHIEVIASMDTSSCINALRRFFAIRRPAKQLRSDCGTNFIGACRELGMSADQPDTAVQRYLHQQGCSWVFNPPHASHMGGSWERLIGVARRILESMLLENGTRLTHEILCTLMAEVAAIMNARPLVPVSNDPEDPFILTPSMLLTQKVSTPPPPGDFTDRDLLTKQWRQVQALSNMFWRRWRQVYLSTLQGRKKWTKSHQNLQEGDVILLKDNLVVRNNWPMAIITKAIPGEDGKVRKVELKTTDQGHSKKYLRPVTELVLLLSKE